A genome region from Phosphitispora fastidiosa includes the following:
- a CDS encoding GNAT family N-acetyltransferase, translating to MGNYVLTEQLPSPEVFNRLRSAVGWPKLNEKLLEKALNDSIFSICALLENRTIGMGRIIGDGALYFYIQDLIVLPECQGMGVGSAMLQRLMELLETKTSEGSFVGLMAARESEAFYKKFGFIERPNGHFGPGMCKYK from the coding sequence TTGGGTAACTATGTGTTAACTGAGCAACTGCCTAGTCCGGAGGTTTTCAATCGGCTCCGTTCAGCGGTGGGCTGGCCTAAATTAAATGAAAAATTACTTGAAAAAGCATTAAACGATTCTATATTTTCAATTTGTGCGCTGCTCGAAAACAGAACCATTGGGATGGGGCGGATTATTGGAGATGGTGCATTGTATTTTTATATCCAAGATTTAATTGTTCTTCCTGAGTGTCAAGGCATGGGGGTTGGATCGGCTATGCTGCAGCGACTTATGGAATTACTAGAAACGAAAACAAGCGAAGGATCGTTTGTGGGTTTAATGGCAGCCAGGGAAAGCGAAGCATTCTATAAGAAATTTGGTTTTATAGAACGTCCTAATGGCCATTTTGGTCCGGGTATGTGTAAGTACAAATAA